A window of Vigna unguiculata cultivar IT97K-499-35 chromosome 4, ASM411807v1, whole genome shotgun sequence contains these coding sequences:
- the LOC114182324 gene encoding homeobox-leucine zipper protein ATHB-20-like isoform X1, which yields MAFPPSHTFMFQTHEDHDHHQLHLRSTSSSLNAFPSFPPHHFQGGGAGAGFMMKRSMSFSGIENKCDEVHGDDELSDDGSQLGEKKKRLSLEQVKALEKSFELGNKLEPERKMQLAKALGLQPRQIAIWFQNRRARWKTKQLEKEYEVLKKQFEAVKADNDSLKAQNQKLHAELIILGRCQCDSVRTESCELTLQSLKNRECCETGTVVSQKKDTEGSWSNGSNNSSEINLDLSRTPVMNSPVSSQNGKSLIPSSHNKPTSMTQLLQCSSRSDLQDESFCNMFHNIDEQQNFWPWTEQQHQFH from the exons ATGGCCTTCCCTCCCTCTCACACCTTCATGTTCCAAACCCATGAAGATCATGACCACCACCAACTCCACCTACGCTCCACCTCTTCCTCCCTCAACGCCTTCCCCTCTTTCCCACCCCATCACTTTCAAG GCGGTGGTGCAGGTGCAGGTTTCATGATGAAGCGATCGATGTCGTTTTCAGGCATAGAGAACAAGTGCGATGAAGTGCATGGAGACGACGAGTTGTCAGATGATGGATCTCAGCTAggggagaagaagaagaggctGAGTTTGGAGCAGGTGAAGGCTCTTGAGAAGAGTTTTGAGTTGGGGAACAAGCTTGAGCCTGAGAGAAAAATGCAGCTTGCAAAGGCTTTGGGCCTTCAACCGAGGCAAATCGCTATATGGTTCCAGAATAGGAGAGCAAGGTGGAAGACCAAGCAGCTTGAGAAGGAGTATGAAGTTCTCAAGAAGCAGTTTGAAGCTGTGAAAGCTGATAATGATTCACTCAAAGCTCAGAATCAGAAACTACATGCAGAG TTGATCATTCTCGGGAGGTGTCAGTGTGACAGTGTCAGAACTGAGAGCTGCGAATTAACA CTACAAAGTCTGAAAAATAGGGAGTGCTGTGAAACCGGAACAGTAGTTAGTCAGAAGAAAGACACTGAGGGTTCTTGGAGCAATGGAAGCAACAACAGTTCAGAAATCAACTTGGACCTCTCAAGAACACCAGTGATGAACAGTCCTGTGTCTTCTCAGAATGGAAAAAGCCTCATACCAAGTTCCCACAACAAGCCAACAAGCATGACTCAACTCCTTCAATGCTCATCAAGATCAGATCTTCAAGATGAGAGCTTCTGCAACATGTTCCACAACATTGATGAGCAGCAGAATTTTTGGCCCTGGACCGAGCAGCAGCACCAGTTTCATTAA
- the LOC114182324 gene encoding homeobox-leucine zipper protein ATHB-20-like isoform X2 produces MAFPPSHTFMFQTHEDHDHHQLHLRSTSSSLNAFPSFPPHHFQGGGAGAGFMMKRSMSFSGIENKCDEVHGDDELSDDGSQLGEKKKRLSLEQVKALEKSFELGNKLEPERKMQLAKALGLQPRQIAIWFQNRRARWKTKQLEKEYEVLKKQFEAVKADNDSLKAQNQKLHAECDSVRTESCELTLQSLKNRECCETGTVVSQKKDTEGSWSNGSNNSSEINLDLSRTPVMNSPVSSQNGKSLIPSSHNKPTSMTQLLQCSSRSDLQDESFCNMFHNIDEQQNFWPWTEQQHQFH; encoded by the exons ATGGCCTTCCCTCCCTCTCACACCTTCATGTTCCAAACCCATGAAGATCATGACCACCACCAACTCCACCTACGCTCCACCTCTTCCTCCCTCAACGCCTTCCCCTCTTTCCCACCCCATCACTTTCAAG GCGGTGGTGCAGGTGCAGGTTTCATGATGAAGCGATCGATGTCGTTTTCAGGCATAGAGAACAAGTGCGATGAAGTGCATGGAGACGACGAGTTGTCAGATGATGGATCTCAGCTAggggagaagaagaagaggctGAGTTTGGAGCAGGTGAAGGCTCTTGAGAAGAGTTTTGAGTTGGGGAACAAGCTTGAGCCTGAGAGAAAAATGCAGCTTGCAAAGGCTTTGGGCCTTCAACCGAGGCAAATCGCTATATGGTTCCAGAATAGGAGAGCAAGGTGGAAGACCAAGCAGCTTGAGAAGGAGTATGAAGTTCTCAAGAAGCAGTTTGAAGCTGTGAAAGCTGATAATGATTCACTCAAAGCTCAGAATCAGAAACTACATGCAGAG TGTGACAGTGTCAGAACTGAGAGCTGCGAATTAACA CTACAAAGTCTGAAAAATAGGGAGTGCTGTGAAACCGGAACAGTAGTTAGTCAGAAGAAAGACACTGAGGGTTCTTGGAGCAATGGAAGCAACAACAGTTCAGAAATCAACTTGGACCTCTCAAGAACACCAGTGATGAACAGTCCTGTGTCTTCTCAGAATGGAAAAAGCCTCATACCAAGTTCCCACAACAAGCCAACAAGCATGACTCAACTCCTTCAATGCTCATCAAGATCAGATCTTCAAGATGAGAGCTTCTGCAACATGTTCCACAACATTGATGAGCAGCAGAATTTTTGGCCCTGGACCGAGCAGCAGCACCAGTTTCATTAA
- the LOC114182324 gene encoding homeobox-leucine zipper protein HAT7-like isoform X3, giving the protein MAFPPSHTFMFQTHEDHDHHQLHLRSTSSSLNAFPSFPPHHFQGGGAGAGFMMKRSMSFSGIENKCDEVHGDDELSDDGSQLGEKKKRLSLEQVKALEKSFELGNKLEPERKMQLAKALGLQPRQIAIWFQNRRARWKTKQLEKEYEVLKKQFEAVKADNDSLKAQNQKLHAELQSLKNRECCETGTVVSQKKDTEGSWSNGSNNSSEINLDLSRTPVMNSPVSSQNGKSLIPSSHNKPTSMTQLLQCSSRSDLQDESFCNMFHNIDEQQNFWPWTEQQHQFH; this is encoded by the exons ATGGCCTTCCCTCCCTCTCACACCTTCATGTTCCAAACCCATGAAGATCATGACCACCACCAACTCCACCTACGCTCCACCTCTTCCTCCCTCAACGCCTTCCCCTCTTTCCCACCCCATCACTTTCAAG GCGGTGGTGCAGGTGCAGGTTTCATGATGAAGCGATCGATGTCGTTTTCAGGCATAGAGAACAAGTGCGATGAAGTGCATGGAGACGACGAGTTGTCAGATGATGGATCTCAGCTAggggagaagaagaagaggctGAGTTTGGAGCAGGTGAAGGCTCTTGAGAAGAGTTTTGAGTTGGGGAACAAGCTTGAGCCTGAGAGAAAAATGCAGCTTGCAAAGGCTTTGGGCCTTCAACCGAGGCAAATCGCTATATGGTTCCAGAATAGGAGAGCAAGGTGGAAGACCAAGCAGCTTGAGAAGGAGTATGAAGTTCTCAAGAAGCAGTTTGAAGCTGTGAAAGCTGATAATGATTCACTCAAAGCTCAGAATCAGAAACTACATGCAGAG CTACAAAGTCTGAAAAATAGGGAGTGCTGTGAAACCGGAACAGTAGTTAGTCAGAAGAAAGACACTGAGGGTTCTTGGAGCAATGGAAGCAACAACAGTTCAGAAATCAACTTGGACCTCTCAAGAACACCAGTGATGAACAGTCCTGTGTCTTCTCAGAATGGAAAAAGCCTCATACCAAGTTCCCACAACAAGCCAACAAGCATGACTCAACTCCTTCAATGCTCATCAAGATCAGATCTTCAAGATGAGAGCTTCTGCAACATGTTCCACAACATTGATGAGCAGCAGAATTTTTGGCCCTGGACCGAGCAGCAGCACCAGTTTCATTAA